Genomic window (Rhododendron vialii isolate Sample 1 chromosome 4a, ASM3025357v1):
CTACAAAATACAAGAATGGCTTCAAATCTTGAAGTCAATATAAATTTTCAATCACTGTGGTAGTGTCTAGTTGGGATTGTGGTGGGGTTCACAACTTCTCAAACTAGTGAAATGATCTGCTTAGCCAGGCCAGGGGCAAGAATCCAATCACATGTGCCACCTTGTTTCCATCACTAAGTAAACTAGAACTTACAGAGCTCCTGAAGCAGGATACTTACTTGCTCGAAATTTGGAAACAAAGATGGAGAAGGTTAACTATATAAAGAGGGTCAACCAACAAAGGATAACTCACCCTGGTGAAGAGGGCACGTGCACAAGTGTAGGACAAGGCCACAAGGAGCATGGACGATGGAGCTACTTAGGAATGTGAGCATGTGGTGCGTTAGTTGTTTGAGGGGCTCAGTGCTGCAGAGGTATTAGGGCATGTTCTGCAAGTATGGAGCACACCAAGTGCTTTAGTTAAGATATGAAATTAAATTCTAGTGGAGATCCCTACAAAGACCAAACAAGGCCCTATTCCTTTGACAGAGGGGCACGGGAGCCTTGATGAACCTTCAACTCTAACTGTATGCTTTAAGATGTACAAGTTTGTCGCAGAGCTGTGTTTGGAGAAATGCCCACAACGCCAACCTTGATGTGTCCCTGGGGCTGATCTAGGCCAGCAACAAGGTGTTATAGGAGACAAGTGACTGACGTGTAGGTTAGAAATGCTCTAGAGGAGAGCTGATACGCCTAGGCTGCCAAGCTAAAGAAAGATACTCGCGGTGTTAAGTAAAGCAAAAGAGGGGACGTTCTTGTGTGGATTCCATAGAATAGGCTTGGCCATGCCGAAAGGAACATGTCGATCGATTAAGAGCATACCATTAGGGAAGGGCAAAGATGCAAGGACAAGGTTTTCGTAATCCACATGTAACCTCAAATAGGCTGACAAGGGAAACCAAGTAACACGATCACGGAGACCTATCAACGATGTGGTCCGGACTCCCCTGAGAAGTGACGGGGCCATGAATTTACACGAGCGGAGCCAACTACTAGATACAACTACAAAAAAACAATCtccttaataaaaaaaacaaatttcctaTAACTAACTGTTTTCTGTGCAGAGAATAGCAGCAGAACTGAAATATGCACTACTAGTAATAAAGTTCCCAATAAAATTCTTCAACAGACCTCATGAGTATTCTCTTTCTCAATCGATTGCATGATAGTTCCCTTAACATTAGGGGCTTAAAATAACTGATTAAAAACAATAATTTATACTGACCCAAACCCCTTCCCGAATCCCAACTCATTAACAAGGACATCAATATGCTCAAAATGATGTTATTGAGGCACATATAGGATTTTAGAAGGTACAAATAACTCCAATTATTATAATCAATGAGTTAAAGTGCAAATTTTCCAAGATATTCAACGGTGGGGGGCCACCAGAAACAATTTCCAAATTCTTACTCCCAGAtgatataaagaaaaagaagaaattcatGAAACAATTTCCATATAATCATTACATGGAAAACTACGTTAGAAGTAGAACTAGCATAAAAATActccaattttttctttataattctCACTGTACGCCAtgtttttccttcactttcctaATCCAGCATGTCTGGTGATCAATACATACACCGATACAACATAAGCTTCACGGCACATAAACATGTTTGTGTGCTTGTGAACATACATAATCGCTCAACCTGATTAAAGAAAAACTCTAAGCTCAAAAGCAGTTTTTTTCTCAGGGAAAAGAAAAACTGTGATCAAGACAGATTAGGTTTTACCACGCTCAGTACCTGTTTTAGAGAATTCAAGAAAACTGAAGGACAAAACCCTAGTACAGAATCCACAAAATACGATGCTGTAGAAGGAAGAGGATTTACCGGCAACCGTAGCCGCCGGTGGATGTCGCCGTACTGGTTCAGCTTGTGCTATGTTAGGAAAGGTTTTGAGCTATGGGGAACAATATATAACGGCAGGGTTTTAGACACTTTATTAAACTTTTCACAGTATTATCCCCGAATTATTCATTATTTGCACGATCCTATCTAGACTTTGACTTTAGAGTGGGCCCACCAAATTCAAAGCCTAGAGAATCTCTGATCCACCGTCctttgtagatttttttttttcttttcccaaacGGTGAGAGATGTTTATGGGTTGGCTTACACGTACCTGAATTATAATTTCCTTTTCGGTGGGTGAAAAATAAGTCATCTACGTTAAGGCTAGATAATTTATAATAAATTACTTTTTTACGGTCTAATCTTAATACGTAACAACAATTACTGTATATCTTAAAGAGCCACGTATAAAATTTGTTTCATTCACACATCAATGATATTTGTTCACCTTAGAATGTAATTTTACCTATATGGTGAGATAGGTCCGGGAGTTTTACCTCACTCCTCGCGCGGCTAGATCACGAATTGAGTTAGGGCTCCTTTGTGATCTCAAGAGCATAACATGTATATAAATACATATTGAGCTCTTTGAGTAATTAAGAAATCCTTATCCTCCAagaatttcatttcttattaCACAAATTAGAATTCATATAACtgcagaattataattgcattCTCGTTTCTATCTCAATTTATATTAAGAGTTTCACATTATTAAATAGTTAAATATCTTTCCACATTAAAATCATTGATGCCTATTGATTAAATTACTGGCAAATATATTTAATCAATATTTATGAAATACATTGAGACTTTTCACTTAACTTATTCGACATGTCGGACACAAATATTCACCTATAGGGTTTGACACAATCggaacttataagcttactcaatggggtatcatcaatccatTCTGGAACGTGaattccattaataattaaaagCTATCATACATATAACGTTGTGACCTAACACACCGAGACTATTGACTCTAAAGAGGATCTCACtctctaataaataaaaatcaataataTTAGATATACATAACTAGTATTAATTATCTCTGTAATAAGAGTATAAGCATTCATTAATAACCGGTCAAGATTGTCTTATGAAGTCAGTACAAAAACAATACCTCAAAACgcgtcccgttcaatacacacacaAAGTGTACTATTACAATGAGTTGAAACTAGCTAGTACCATTCCCAATATTTAAGACAGATCTACTAAAATATTGTTCTACAGTTCTACCTTTGGTGTGTCTAATTTCATCTAAGACTGTAAAGTGGGGTACTTCATAAGAACCGATAATCCAATCGTTCGTGTGAAAGCCGTAGTTTATACAATGTAGAATAATAGACACAAAAACATAACATCgaataatattatgcaaacattgttcataaaaaagaataaaattgattaatatataataattaaatattaattcaTTACATAAAACCATAACTTTTATTAGTATAAAATTCTTTCTAACATTAatttggtagtttttttttttccccaatcgATAATAGGTGATTATTCTTATTACTGCATCAAAGAAACATCGAGGGAGACTTCCCTATTAACCCAGCTTGAAAAATCCCAAAGCCAAGTGATAGGGGTCTCTTGAGATAGGGCATATTTGGCTAAAATATTAGCCACCCTATTACAATTACGAGGGACAAACATAAAGGAGCAAGAATTAAAACGACTACCAAAAGATAACGTATCGCTAATTATGACTTCCAGGCTTGCTGTAATCTGTCTCTTCCCTTGTAACATGTTGATCACATTTTGCGCATCCCCTTCAACAGAGTATGAGCATCCAAATGAACAAATGGGACTGGCCAGTGCAATGCGAAATCCTTCTGCTTCCACTATTTCGGCTGATGCTCTTCCTAGAATAGGAACAGCCATAGCACTCAAAATATCTTCAGAAACATTTCTCAAAACCACTCTCACTCTCCCGTTACGAGAACTCGGATCAAAAGCACCATCAACATTTATCTTAATCCTTCCATGAACTGGTGGTCTCCATAGCTTAGCATTACCACAATTCTCGGCACAAGTAGAAGCTTGATCTTTCTTAGTGGCCtgcaaaaaataatcaaattccaccaATGCATcttgaataatttttgtttcCGATTTCCAATTCTGCTTGAAAGCCTAATTGTTTCGCGCTATCCACACATGCCAGCCAATTGTAGCAAATAAACCCAGAGCTTCCTTCTTCACCTCCCCATTAGGCATATTCCCTACACTCTTCCACATGTCTCTAATCTGTGCATTGCATGTTATCTCCGGGCGCAAGCGAAATGGAGATAACACCCAAACTTTAAACGCTCTGTCATAATTAAAGAGGCATATGGGAGGGTGATTCCTCTGCCAAACCACATAGATTACAAATAGGATCCACTTGTATTTGTCGTTGTATCAGAGCACTATTCACAGGAATAATACCATGCAAACACCGCCACAtaaacattttaatttttgcgGGAGCCTTCATATGCCATACCCTTTTTCACATATCCTCTTCATGGGCATGGTAGAGTATTTTAACAAGCAAAGAAGTGATTAGTAAGGGCTGGAAGTGGAGAATTGGGACATGTAATAAAGCTAAGATTTGGGAGGAACCATGGCTTGGAGACTCGAATTATCCTAAAATCCTCTCCCCGAAACCTCAAGGTAGCAACTGGAACTATGTTGAAGAGCTTATTAATCACAACCAGATGGCTTGGAAGGAGTCAATCATTAAGGAGGTGTTTAATTCTAGAGATGTGGAGCAGATATTGAGCATTTCTTTGAGTAAGACAGGGCTGGTAGATAAATGTATCTGGAGGGGTACAACAACAGGGTCTTTTATTGTTAAGTCAGCCTACGTTATTGCAAAGGAAATTGTTCAGACAAAACGGACAGCCCGTAGGAGTAGCCAGATCAGTGGATTTAATTTGGTAGTTAATCGTGCAAAACTTCACATCGATTAGACATCTGTACTATATCAAAAACCCAAATTTGCTCTATCAAAGTTTTGGAGAaattaactttttcttttctaagtAATTGCCAACGTTTCCGTTCCACATTTCAAactaaatacttaaaaaataagaatttatttttaaatttaaaaataaaaggtttacaaaaataatttttcaattttttttaagaatttgatagatttcatcgagatctataaaattagattcatattgcatacttttttatttcaataaatatgttattttttaggaGACAATTGATTTTTGTTGGATCTCCCAACAAATCAATTCATACAACATAACTACATGAGTGGTTATAATTACGGAATCAGAACCTGCCTTATAAGTGGGTAAAGAAGCCCTCACCCAACGGGAATCGGAGGAGCTGTAGTACATCTGCCTGTAGTGCGGCCAATCTGACTATTCATCTCAATGCgaacggtttggatttaatccgagctTCTATAAATCTTAACCGTCCattgttttaataaaaattcGAACCGTCTATTACCGAGATGAACGGTCAAATTGACCGTACTACACGTGTAGTACGGGACCCCCGGATCCCACCCAAGGGGAATTGGAGTGTGCACGAAATAGAATCTTGTAAACTGACTTTCCTCTTTATTCCCATTTCAGCTTCCCTAACCTTATAGGTCGAGTTAACTGAGAACACACATGATGGGTGAGGCCTGGAAAAGAGAGCTTCAAAGGCATATTCCCAACCCATCCCATCCCCCACAACTAAAACAACATTATTgatgagcattttttttttcccagagaTGTCGAGATCAGCTTGCACGCACCTCGATAATATATCCCCTCTTTGGTCCGATTAAAGGTATGTCATCCACACCGAGACTAGGGGATTCACAAGATATTACTTTCTTAACTTTAATCGATTATGAGGGAAGCAAACCCACCAATCAACCGGACTAACTCTCGGGACTTTCACGAAAATATTCCATCTTAGCAAACACCATCAGCAATATTCTTGTATTTGCTGCAGATTATTTGCCTCCACAAAGCCTGCTTTTCTACACCAAAACTCATTCATCAGCTTTAGTTTTTTAATACCCAGACCACCCCTTTCTCTGCTCATATCTATCTTCTCCCACCTGATCACAAGATGAAGTTTCTTCTTTAGTTCCTCTTCACCCAAAGGAAATTACTTTGTTTTTTAGCCAAATTTAAACACCTAACACTCAAGGATGGAGCCAGATGGGAACTAATAGAAACTGTCGCCCCCCgacaattttaaaaaacccTACTTTTACattgaataaaaaattatcaaaattttttttgattgtttaTATTCGCTTCCAACTCAACAATTCTGACTCTGTCTATGTAGTAACACGTGATTTGCAATAAAACTTTTGGGGGcacatatttatatttgttagtaTATGCTCTCTTATTCCCAGTAGCCAGTAGGTATTCGGCTTGGGGAAAGCCTTACAAACTCAGACAACACACTCTTctaagaaaaaaattagatcCCACATGCAGTATATGAACCCCACGGTGAAATCCACACATGTTAGATTTGTAAAGAAAAGGATGTAGATAAACAATCTTGTGCTGGATAGAGTAGAATCTATGATAGTAAGCTTTTTCTCACTTGACAACTCCATCACGTGACTCCTCATTTGACGCAAAATCAGATACTTCACGGTCCCATGTGACGGTTTGATCTGTTCATTCCATTATCTACACGCGTAAAAGGTTCATCGTAAAAAACAACTCGATCGAATCATATTTGTGAGATATGGGCAATTATAGTTTGACCATCTATTTCTCTAAAAAATATGGTTTGTTTGAATAGATAGCTAACAATCTCCGATTAAATTGATATTGTTGCGGATGATGTATATTGACTCGAATCGTCGAACAAGGCCATAGGGGTCCCATTTTTTTCACTTGGGGAGTCACATGTGGCCGGAATCGTCAAAAGAGATGAAACGATCGTGACTCGGGTATGATGTTGGGGTGTTTGGCAGCGATGCTGAGCGGCTGATTCGACCATTCATCTGGCAATTGACGGCTTGAATTATCTTAATCCAAGTAACAGACGGTTCAGATAAACAATCGGATCAACTGCTCGACACCGCTGCCAAACGccccgcttggcagcatctcccaaatGCTTGGGTTGGTTCGGAAAGTGATGGTTCATGGCTTCATGGGctcaaactaacaaatgagcCCTTTCTAAAAATGTAGATATTTTATTCTGGCATAAAGAAACCTTTTCAAGTGTCAATGAATTTAATAATGGGATGTTGGCCAGTGTATTCACTTGAGAAATGATACATTAAAAGATGCAAATCAGTTGTGCTGTCAGTTAGCGGGGAAGATAGAGAGGCAACTGCACCAACCCTGTAGAGCATGGTCAACATTCAGCTCACCCAGAAAccctcaaaaggaaaaaaaccctcattttcttaccttttattgaaccattttcCTGTTGCCCAAACACCAAGAAACCCCCTTCATTCTCCCCTCCTCCCTTAATAGCAAGGCCTAAGTCAAAGCCATTCCCTCCCCACAAACCCATTGGCTCCATTCAGCTTTTTTAACTTGTGTAACAGGAAAAACTCAGGTTTGGTAGTGTTAGCTCATCTCCTTACAACATCCCATttttccacctctctctctctctctcctcatatTACTCCCTCTCTCACATTTGCACAGactttctctttctctatccCTCGATGGAATTGCCTGTCAGGAGACCTCCGTACAAGCTAGAAACCAAGAACTTGTCATACCCAACTGGTGGTTCCAAATGGGTTCTACGTTGCAAGGCTCCCAAGAGGCCTCCCACTTTGATCCTGCATGATGTGCATTGCGAAGCCAGGCCAGGGGAGATCACTGCCATTGCCGGCCCGAGCGGGGCCGGCAAGACAACTCTCCTGGAAATTCTAGCCGGGAAGATACCGCCGGGGAACGCTTCCGGTAAAGTGCTTGTCAACAATTTCCCGATGGATGGGAAGATTTTCCGGCGGATGTCGGGGTACGTGACGCAAGAGGAGAATCTGTTCCCGCTGCTGACCGTCGAAGAAACACTGGTGTACAGTGCTCTCCTGAGGCTGAGAGGTGGGAAGAAAGAGGCTAGAAGCAGAGTGAGAGTGCTGATGAAGGAGCTCGGGCTGGAGCGGGTTTCGGGCTCGCGGATCGGGGAAGGGTCGAACCATGGGATTTCGGGTGGGGAGAGGAGGAGAGTTTCGATCGGGGTTGAGTTGGTCCATGACCCGGCTGTTGTCTTGATCGATGAACCGACTTCAGGGTTGGATTCAGCTTCAGCTCTTCAAGTGATTTCACTTCTTAAATCAATGGTGGTTAATCAAGGTAATGTAAATTATTTCTTCTGTATTTCCATTTTCTTAGAACAATGCTGATTTCCATAGTTGATCTAAATACGTTCAAGGAATATTGATGGAGGCAGCCTTCGGTGTTGAGAAGGTTTTGTGCATGCAAAAGTACTGAAAATGATTTCCATATACCCCTTTACCTTCTACATATATAAACTTCTTATCGGTGAAAGTCAATATTGTTAGTAGTTAGACTGGAATTATTTCGGATGaaaacttgaaaatattttttggtatttgacGTGACAAAAGAAATATTCAacgaaaaaatttaatgaagtCAAAGTGaatcaattgattttgaaaaaaaaaaaattttcactttttaagggaagaatttttttttaacaaatattggaaaaaataattcaatattAGCGATTTTTGGTGAACCAACCAACAGGTATTATTATTTGCAAATATATGTTTTTGTCACAaccaaatataaaaaaatgtcattttcaggggaaaaaaatatgcaaaaaatgACTTTTATAAAAACATCATGGAACAGACGGAAACAATAGTTATCCATCATAAGAAAATTTCTTTAGAAAATCACTTTCTCTATGTGCAGCATATAAATAAAAGCTTAGACATAAATGAACAAACTAATACACCTTACATGTCCCAATTTAAAAACACTGGTTATAATCTCGTTTATCCTAATTATAAATACAACGTGACAAATATACCGGTCGCGAGCCGTTGGAATGACTAAAAATTTAGTTTTACAGGTAAAACCATTGTCCTAACCATCCACCAACCGGGTTTCCGGATCCTCGAGCTCTTCGACCGGATTGTTTTGCTTTCCAATGGGGTTGCAATCCACAACGGTTCACTAAAGTTTCTCGAAGAGAGGCTAAAGTTTGCTGGATATTGCATTCCTCGCCACGTCAATGTGCTCGAATTCGCCATTGATGTCACCTCAAGGTTGGTTATTCAGAGTTCAGAGATTTTCAACAACCAGTTctttgatgaagaagaagaagaaaacaagcaCAGACCACACGCAAACCGCATCGAAGAGAAGCCATTTTCGTACCCGAATTCGCACTTCGAAGAAGTGGCTATACTCGGTGAGAGATTCTGCAAAAACGTGTTCAGGACTAAGCAGCTCTTCGCCACAAGAGTTATACAAGCCCTCGTTGCTGGATTAGTCCTCGGCTCAATTTTCCTGAACGTTGGCAACAACCAGGACCCTGTTTCCTTACAAACCCGGCTCGGGTTTTTCGCATTCACCCTCACCTTCTTGCTCTCTTCCACAACCGAAGGCCTGCCCATTTTCCTGCAGGAGAgaggaattctagagagagagacttccAGAGGAGCTTACAGGGTTTCTTCTTATATCATATCAAACacccttgttttctttccatttctaTTACTAGTCGGCCTTCTCTACTCCTCCTCTGTGTACTGGTTAATCGGTCTAAGGCGCGAAATCGACGGTTTCCTCTACTTCTCCTTGGTTGTCTGGATGGTGGTTCTGATGTCGAATTCCTTCACAGCTTGTTTCAGTGCTCTGGTGCCGAACTTCATCATGGGGACGTCGGTCATCTCGGGTTTAATGGGGTCTTTCTTCCTGTTTTCTGGGTATTTCATATCAAGGGAGAACATACCCAGTTACTGGATTTTCATGCATTATTTGAGCCTGTTCAAGTACCCATTTGAGTGCTTCATGGTGAACGAGTATGGAGGGGAAGCAGGGAGAAGAAGGTGTGTGGAAAGTGAAATGGGGGTGTGTGAATTGTATGGTGATGGGTTCCTGAGGCAACAAGGGGTGAAGGAATCGCAGAAGTGGAGCAATTTGGCTGTGATGATGGGGTTCATCTTGGGTTACAGGGTGTTCTGTTTTCTGATTTTGTGGTACAGATGCAGCAGAAGCAGAAAATAAAATCGATGGTTTTTGCCTTCATAGTTTTACCTTATTCTTTGCTTGGACAAGTTACAAACAACTAGAGGCAAGGTCCCCTGCCCCTCCCGTTCCCCTCCCGAGTGGCAAAAAGTGTCGTGGAGCGAACTCAAGGAGATGCGGGTGAGCCAGCTGCGGATGGAGGGAATGTCCCGGCCCTGAGGAGGAAGAGAAGGGAATGAGCTTGGTTCGGTTGCTTCTCCTGCACACCTTTTTCTTCTTCGTGCCGAATAATTGTCTATTCATGTACTACTTGATGATCCCTCCATCCGTGACCGTCTCGGttgttttatttctttaaaTTTGTTTACGACGGTGAATAGTATGTAATCTCCGTCACACATACGATTTGAAACGCTGAAACATTTTGGAGGTGGATTTCATCTCTGTCCGTCGGGTGTATTTGCTCAGCTATTTTGGTAAGAGTCCAATATTGGTGACCCCTTGATTTTGCTAACAAGCATTGGGGTTGGGTCAAAAACTGGCGTTTGGGTAATGgggaaaaataatagaaaatacTCCTGAGGTGATCGAGTTAAGTATGTTTCTTTAGCATCTCTACAATATCTATAGTTGTATATGGCTCCAATGTTAGCCATTAGCCATTGTCTGTGGCTTCGGATTAGTATTTGTCTGGAATGTCTGTCTCAATCTCCTGTTCGACGCGTATCTCTCATGAACAGTCACTCGTAACTCTGTTAAGCCTTTGAGGATTCAAATGATAGGGAATTGAGGATAGGCATTCCAGACAGAGGATACGAAGCCATTATCAGTCATCGCTTCAGTCCGTTTTCATTCGCAACccactaatttttttcttcgGCAGAAGAAGAACATCATTTCGTgaataagaaaagaaatatgaagAGTTGATTCTgatacaaaccaacaaaaaggcAACGTATAAAAAGCACAGTGTCATAGCTTAAATGACTAAATGTAGCATGCCATTATGTCATACATGTATATGAGGGCGCGCAAAAACAGCATCGCCAAAATCACCAATAGAAGAAGCTGGGAGAGATCCAAATAACCAAAGCCATCTATTGAAACTTGGGATTAGTTCCATAGTTACCCAAATAACAACTAGCATGAGTAGAATCGTCATCATTCGTCACAGGATTGACAAGTTTAGTCACAGGATTGACAAGTTTAGGAAAATTTTACATTGGAATGGGTTTGGATTTATCATTGCTTTCTTAATTAGCCTGCATTTTCTATCTTCATGAGAGTGCTCAATATGTTGAAACCTTTTGCTCATTAAATAATacttcccaatttgtttgtttaattttggaATTTCAACTTACAGTATTAAGGAAACATAACATTGAGTTTCTAAAAATACCCTTATCTTTTTAGCATTAAGCAATACTCTTTTCAATGCATAGTATTGTACTCTAGATTTATTCGTTCGTGCCGTAAAAAGcgaaaaacataaataaaaactttcaaGAGTCAACTTAAAATGAACAAACATTTTATGATATGGATAAGTAACAAATCGGGAAGGAAAG
Coding sequences:
- the LOC131323390 gene encoding ABC transporter G family member 10 gives rise to the protein MELPVRRPPYKLETKNLSYPTGGSKWVLRCKAPKRPPTLILHDVHCEARPGEITAIAGPSGAGKTTLLEILAGKIPPGNASGKVLVNNFPMDGKIFRRMSGYVTQEENLFPLLTVEETLVYSALLRLRGGKKEARSRVRVLMKELGLERVSGSRIGEGSNHGISGGERRRVSIGVELVHDPAVVLIDEPTSGLDSASALQVISLLKSMVVNQGKTIVLTIHQPGFRILELFDRIVLLSNGVAIHNGSLKFLEERLKFAGYCIPRHVNVLEFAIDVTSRLVIQSSEIFNNQFFDEEEEENKHRPHANRIEEKPFSYPNSHFEEVAILGERFCKNVFRTKQLFATRVIQALVAGLVLGSIFLNVGNNQDPVSLQTRLGFFAFTLTFLLSSTTEGLPIFLQERGILERETSRGAYRVSSYIISNTLVFFPFLLLVGLLYSSSVYWLIGLRREIDGFLYFSLVVWMVVLMSNSFTACFSALVPNFIMGTSVISGLMGSFFLFSGYFISRENIPSYWIFMHYLSLFKYPFECFMVNEYGGEAGRRRCVESEMGVCELYGDGFLRQQGVKESQKWSNLAVMMGFILGYRVFCFLILWYRCSRSRK